The Geothrix sp. DNA segment TCGGCATGGTGCATCGCCTGGAGTTCTACACCCGCGTGGATCTGGCCATCATCGCCAACCGCTCGGCGGCGCTCCTGGGCATCCACCTGGCCACGGAGGGCGCCGAGGCCATCGCCCGGCGGAGCCGTGGCACGCCGCGCATCTGCAACCGGCTGCTCCGGCGCTGCCGCGACTATGCGGAAGTGAAGGGGGACGGCACCATCACCGAGGCCTCAGCGGATGCCTGCCTGAAGCTGCATGAGGTGGATGATCTCGGCCTGGATGCCCTGGACCGGGAATATCTCCAGGCCATCTGCCACAAGCATCGCGGCGGGCCCGTGGGGCTCAGGACCCTCGCTGCGGCCCTGGGCGAGGATGAGGGTGCCCTTGAGGATCTGGTGGAACCCTACCTCATGCAGGTGGGCTTCCTGGATCGCACGCCCCAGGGGCGCAAGGCCACCGATGCCGCCTATGCCTACCTGGGCGTGAAGTCGGACCCCGGGCCGCTGTTCCGCTGACCTGGGTGCCCTAGCGCTTGATGTCGGCCTTCTTGGCCTCGGGGTCCGCCTGCTTGGCTGCGGGCAGGGAGCCGCCCTTGGCCGCAGCATGGGATTCGGCCTGGTCCTTGCGGACGCAGACGCCCTGGAGCGTGCCTCCTTCATCCACCACCAGCGAACCCACCTCCACGTCGCCTTCCACGTAGCCGGTGCCATGGATTTCCAGACAGTCGGTGATCTTCATGATGCCTTCGGCCCGGCCGGTGACGACCAGGTGCTTGGCGAAGATGGTTCCCTTCACGAGGCCACCGGGCGCGATGGAGACTTCGCCCGTGGAGTGGATGGTGCCTTCCACCACGCCCTCCACCCGGAAGCTGCGGGAGTTCGTGTGGACCTCGCCCTTGAACAGCACGTCCTTGCCGAGCAGGGAGTGGATGGCGGGTGCGGGCTCGGGCTTGGGCTTGTTGCTGCGGA contains these protein-coding regions:
- a CDS encoding bactofilin family protein — encoded protein: MAVFRSNKPKPEPAPAIHSLLGKDVLFKGEVHTNSRSFRVEGVVEGTIHSTGEVSIAPGGLVKGTIFAKHLVVTGRAEGIMKITDCLEIHGTGYVEGDVEVGSLVVDEGGTLQGVCVRKDQAESHAAAKGGSLPAAKQADPEAKKADIKR